The nucleotide sequence AAACCCTCCCAGCAGCACTGACATTTTGAAATTGAAAACCCCTCTGCCAACTAAAGGCCTTCCCCCTATGTACACACCCCCAGACACAACACCCTGGGCATCTCTTACCCCATTCATGGGATCTCTAAAGTCAAAATGGGGCaggagccattttgaaaatgggatcTGATGAGGCAGGAATGAGTGAGAACCTctcctgccccatttggactTCATAGATCCAGTGGAAGGGAATAGAGGTGCCTGGGTAAAGTGGGATTTCAAGCTTTAAATTTCAGTGGTacgggagagggtggggagttcCGTGGGGAAagcatttttcctttcctttaatgatttcttttttgttttagctttgatgtttattttgtttctaataaatgaaacaaactgaaataaacgtcaaatgcaattaaaaattaaaaaaaaaccaactgaaaAATACAAAACGTAACTGTTTTCCTTTTTCAACCCTCTTATGTACATACAAAGGGTAAAGCAACAAATTAGTTATGGGAGGCTCTGCCTTTGTGAGCCATCAGAATAAACCCTACTTCTAACCATTATGCATATTGTTTATGCCACATATAAGTGGTAGTTGTTTAAAATAATATGATACATTAACCCATAAAGTAGCTATTTTGGGCACTTGTGGTTTGGTGTAGTTGTCATAGTTGTAAATGTATGCTGGAACTCAAATGGATGCCAGGCAGTACCCATACAGGAACTCTGCTGAAACACCAGTGTCGGCTTGCCTGTCATTGCTTAATAAACTTTGGAAATGGAGCCAGCTGGTGTCTCTAGATTTTTGTACTGCCCTCTAGGTAATTCTTCCCAGATATTCATGGCAATAGGGGTGAGGCAAGGATCTCAGTATGCACAACTGTAATCTAAACTGTTACAGAGAGTTAATCAACATAATTAGCAGACATGCCTTATCATAAGCAAAGTTAGGATATTAAGGGTCTTGGGTATCTGTAGAGATGGTAGAAACATCCAGCTATGTTTAGATTTGACATAAGTGCTCGATTTATACCTGCTGTTGATTGTTTTGTTCATGCCCTTCTATATCTCTGTTATTATGGATGTCTTATCTATTTTGTATTTCTGATTATGTGTGTGATGATGTAATCCACTGATAATTGTAGATCAATggaatacacatttttaaaataaatcaataaactggGCCACGCTGGACACATATTTCTGGATAGCTACATAAGTCCGAATATCACACACCGATCTTCACCACTTCTGTGCAACTGTCTAAGTGATCGAAAACAAGATAAGTGATTCCTGTTGATGTTTGACCCATATCAGCTGTATGAGATGGTGTGGATTATAATGGACTTGAAATCAGCTGTAAAATTACTAATATATGAGGTAATATGAAGATACAATAAGACACAGTATGATGATGCAGTATCACAATTCATATAATGGTATATGATTAGAACTGAGTACTGTTTCGTGAGAGCTGTTACATAGTTCAATGTGTTGAAAGCGCTCAATTTATAAAATCACTTTAACCCTATTTGGATACTACATGATATCCATTTGAGTTCCAGTATACATtcataataatatttttttaaatttgatttatattctgcctttcagacacttcaaagtgaattacattcaggtactgtaggtataatTTTGGATTATATTATATATTGGCACTAGTTTATATTCCGTCATTTTTTGTAATTGTCAGAGTGCCTTTCTGATGCCATTAACCTCTGCTGAATGCTGCTGTCATGGCCAGATTTACATTTCCAGCAGCCATAGGCAGTGGGGTGGGGGATGGCAGgcacccctttccccccccccccccgagacatggggagggggggtccaCTCCTAGTCCACCTCTATCACATACGATGTGTGACAGTTCATTCACAACTAGAGCCAGGCCTAGATTTAGGCTTAGGAAACATAGGAAACTTCCTCTGGCGCTAAACTTTGATAGGCACCAAAGCATTGCCAGTGCTGCTATACCTCTATCTGGGCTGCCTCCCAGCCACTTACCTAAGGCAGTGGCATCCAGATCCcatggcagcagcaacagcaacgaCTTGAAAAAAGAAATTCAGTGCGGGGCCTACAGCTGCCCGCGGTGCACTTAAGTCCCTGTGatggccctgctccctcctcccatgTTTGCTTCCTGTTACAATGGAAACCCTTGCAAGGGGTAGGGCCACCTCAGGGCCTTGATTGCATCATTTAATTCTTTTATGAAGATTACAACTGCACACAAGCCATGAGTTCTGTCACTGATACTCCCGTGctctcctttccaaatcattttcgCCACCCTGGCATGCCAGCATCCTTGTCCTCAGAGACAACTGTTCTAATTGGCTCACATGGTACCCCTTCCTTGTGACAGTGGAGATGGAGCCACGGGCTCGGCTGGCTAAATATTCCCAGTAATTCCTTGTGAGTAAAGTGTACAGCAACGGGTTGATACAGCTGTTGAAATAGGTGAGGCAAGTTACTGCAAAGTTGAGATACACTTGAGCATCAGAGGTCAACTTTAGTGACCCCTGAGTGTAGAGCTTGACCAATTGCCAGATCCAGAATGGCACAAAACAGGCCCAGTAAGCTAGAATGATGCTAAAAATTCTGTAGAAAACCTTCTGCTTGAGTGTTCGACGTTCTTTTGTCAAGAATTTTAGGCCAGAAGCCCAGTAAGTAATTGCCAACCGGGAGTACAGGTAACCAATGATCAGTCCAGGAGCCAAAATACTAGTGGTGAAGAGGATTGTGAGGTAAATTTTGAAGGCTTCAGGTGTCCAAGTGGGAAAACAGATCCTTTTGTTAGAGTACTGATCGCTCTCTCGTAGATGAATCATAACCATCATGGGTAAGGTCAAAAGCAAGGACAGAAGCCATATGAAAAGGCTAGTCAGTTTGCGGTAGGTCTTGGATAACCTCATTTTAAGTGGTCTAGACACTGCTTTGTACCTCTCCAGACTCATCACAGTCAGTATGAAAATACTGGCATGCATGGTGAGAAGGTCCAAGCTCAGAAGAACTCGGCAGCCAATATCACCAAAGAACCAGTCATGAACAAAGTATGTACACACCACAAAGGGAATAGTAGACAAGTAGAGTAGATCCGCAAAAGCCAAGTTGACCACATACACGTACATTGACCCTGCTGACTTCATTAAAATGTTGGTGATGACCAAGGTGTAAAGATTACCGGCAACACCAAAGAGGCACATGAGAGTCAAAATAACACCCAAGAGAGTTGTCACCAGGGTCTCATTTATGCTTTCCTGTCCCAGCTCAGCTGAACTGTTGGAGAAATTGGCTTGAGATGGAACTTCCATTTTCATTCGTGACTTTAGCGGCTAGCTTCGGAAGTGGATACAATCAGGTTAGGTCTGGCTAAGGGTGACAGCATTCCCAAAACAATAAAGCATGCTATCCTTTATCCAAGCATGGATCAATTTATAtctaaaaagaagaaaatcaaaattagCTGCTCTCTTTCAACAAAGATACATACTTTAAAGAAGAAATTAGTATGTCACTCTGAAACATTAATCCCAAGATTTTCTTACTGTGTCCAGAGCCTTGAAGACACACCAGTGTATCCAAATATTCAGATTCTTCCGTCTCTGCTTCTGAAGCAATCCCTGAAAATTCAGCTTCCCCTCTTTCGGGAAGGCTTTCACTAACTTCATTAAGCTCCATAGGTGCCGCCATCCTTCACAAGCACACGAAAAAGATTTTCTCCACCACAGATCTATTTCTCTTTAAATCTTAGAGACCAGAggtccccctttccccctctaaCCTTTTACTGTTTTCATAACACTGGGACCAAATGAAAAGTTTTCCCTGCCTGACCAGAGAAGTCCTGTTTGGTGTTAATAATGATCCTCACTTACTGACATTTAACAGTTAGGTGTCAACCCACAGATAGTTTGAACTGTGCCATCATTTATGAGCAGAGGGATCTCAGCCCCTTTTTAACTTCTTTCTTCTCTTGttcatttctttctcttttcttctttaataGCATTTCCTCCAAACTTTATTTCCCTttcttgtattattattatttttttagccagacaatttccttctgctcctttttgggcttccagctgaattGGAGCCAGGATTAGGATCGGGTGCCAGGCAACTTCCTTCACTAATACCTAGAGGAATGGTTTCCTCTATTTTAATATACTCCTCCCAACTCAAGTCATTGCAGTGGCAGTCCTCTGCTAGATGCTACAGACCGCAGGAACCTGGCTAAAGTCAACCTGATgtttggccactaggtgtcactattaTGCAATGGCCGGGATTCCTTCCATCCTGGGGGCTGAGAGTGCTGCTTCCACAGCATTCTCGGTCCCAGCCAGCCAGGGAAGCAGAAACCAGGACTGAGAATTGAACACTGGTCCTCTGCATGGCGGTGCATAGCACTAGCGCCAAGCCATCGGTTTAGGCCTTTTCCTCACATTATTAAGAATTTTTCTGTCCTTTCATTCTttgggtcacttttttttttttctctctctctcttacctgtttttctcccattcttatAAACTTTATGGGCATGGTAAAGGAcatcttgttttgtattttaatttcaaAGAGTCAGAAGGAACTTAATAATAGCAAGCAAAGGCTTCCCTACCGGGTCATTGTAATTAAGGAACCCATATGGCAAGTACCGGTGGATTTCAGACCTTTTTGGAATAATATTATTGCTTCAAACAATAGCCTTCTCTCACAGTcactcttttcttgttttttatttgcCTACAGTGTCTGGTTCTTTCTAGCAGCGAACAATATTCTCTCCAATCTCCTGCTAGCTATCACCAGAGCAGTGCAGTGAGTGAATGCCCTGGCCTAACAACAGATTACAGTTTTTTTCACCTCTTTTCCTTATATCCATATCCATGATTACCAGGGATCTGATTTTATTTCAAGTAcatgaaattacaaaaaaactcaAAATTCTCAGCTTCTGCTGACATGACTGAGTGCTGTTGCAGATCAGGGGAACAGGTATGGAGGAGAAGGTGGCTTTGACAGATGAGGAACCCAGAAGGCGGAAGCAAGCAGAATGTGATGGTGGTTGCAATGGCATGTTGGGatctgggagggaggaggaagaggcatctGAGGCAAATTGGATGGTGGGAAGTAGGAAGGCAGAGAGGcaggagaaggcagcagcagcagtggcagatcAAGGCTGGGGAAAGGTGTTCAAGTATTGGTAATGTAACACCCCAAGGTGGAACAGGAGAAGGAGATCCTTAGAGTAGTCATAGGGCCAATTTGGATGATCTCTCTCCCTCTATTTTCCCCCAGTGGCAGTCACACAAAAAAGAATACCTCTTCCCTGTATTGTGGCAATTAACAATACAACTGGTTTTCCAGGAGGTAGAAGAGACAATTAAGTGCCATTAGATTAGTTTTGGAAAATAATTAATGAATAAAGTCCAGCTTAAACAATTAAATATTAACTTAGACTCAAATTCTGAAATGAAAtagagtttatttttaaaagaacagAAATCAAAGAAACTTCTTACATTAGCAAGTACAATTTCTTTCCATATTTTCAAAGAACACCTTTAAACACTTTGAAATAAATCTCCAACAGGTAGGTatatttcttttaacattttaCTTTATAGCTGTCAACCAAATcctggtttttttaatttttcactttcaaatattAACTTTTCTATTTCTATTGTCTTTCAGATACAAGGATTCACCCTCACAAAATATCAGATAAGTTTCAGTTTAGTTATTAACACAAACTTATCAcaaatttctttaaaataaaaatcatggtTCTTTCCTCAAAATATTCTCACTTTTGGATTTTGCAGGTTTCACTTCTTTCTCAAAAATCAACCTGGTAAGTATAAATTATATTATTCAGTACTCAATATGTCAAAATACTATATCATTTGTCAGTCTTATTTTCTGGTGTGCCACTGTGTACCAATTTCTGTGTGTCCATGGGTATCTCTGCATGTGTTTTGGCATGTCATTCTGGCTAGAAATTTACTGTCCTACAAGCAGGTGTGCCAACACAGCTCATGGGttgaaaaaaaaactctgcaggtGATGCTGTAGTAAATTGGTGCGCTTTCCTCCTCTTGATATTCTCTGGTTTCACTGATCTTTGTCCGTCCTCAGCACTGTACTTACTACACTAAACTTTAACAAAATCAACAAGAGAAACTGTCTATATACTCACGAATTATCTTTTGCAAGTTGCTAGGTAGGTGAAGGTCTCATTTGCTGGAACCTCTGTACTGAGTTATGAACTaactaataaaaataagcaataaataaatgtgtgtcctTAAGTTAGTCAGAAATGCTCAAATTACCTTTCTCTCTAATTCTCATTTAAACAGATATTGTGAGATTAACTTCCAGCCTCTGCACTATCAGCTCTCTTAGAGAAGGTCTCAATTAGTAGAGAACTTTTTCTTTTATCTCCCAACGTATTAATTGGGGATGTAGTTCCAGTTAAAACTTTGTTCTCACAGATTGCTTTTCACAACAGCATTCCATTCTGTCAGGGGACTTATGCAAAATCACCATTTGCACACTCCATTCCAATCAGTGTTTTACAGTTTCTGGTTCAAAACTGAACAGATTCAATTCCAGCTTTTCTTCACACCTTTAAAATTATCAGCAAAGCCACACACAAACATATTCAAATCTGCTATAGCCGATTTTATCTAAATTTTCCTTCCACACAAATTTCTCCATTTGCTTACCTTCAAGAGAGCTGTACCACTAGGTTACAACACAACCTACATCTGTCAAGATAAGGATTTTTCCTCTtctaacatttcttttttttctctgacaaATGACTATTTGTTGCTATCTCTCAGTAGACACACTGACATGCCTCTTCTTCTCTCCAAGTCCTCTCACCATCTGCCCCCAActgattcctgttccatgttcaAAAGTTTTTCTGGAATCAATACTCCTCCTGGTACAATAAAGTAGTCCTGGGTTCAATGCCTAATCCTTTGCAAAGGAATTCTTTTAACTTTCCCATTATACCTCTCTTGATGAAGATCACttttacattaataaaaatgCACACATTTCTTCCCTAAGAGTGAGCCCTGTTATTCCTCTGGTGTCCTTATAATTTTCTTCACAGACTTTACATCCACATGCAAAAAGCAAATAAGCCATGCCTCCTCTGTTTACCAATACTGGCAAGTGAGGTCTCACTCTGTTAAGTATCCTGCTTGCTATGTGGAACCAATGTTCTCTCTGCCACCTGTTGTTGGGAGGACACTTTATACAGAGGCACTTCCTTTCCATAAGGTCCCTtggggctttatttatttatttttatttatttatttatttaaagcttttctataccggcattcatgatgcaatcatatcatgccggttttaCAGATAACAGGGAGTGCAATAACTATGTACTTTTAACCAGTGCTGAGGAagtaaaagttacaatataacaaggttgatGAAACTGGGGGAGAAAGGAGACAGGATAGACATGAATTatataaactatatatatatatatatatatatatagtaatatatataaataattatatattatatatatatagtaaatatatatatataatatatatatatatatatatatactatatatactatatatatagatagagatataAATTATAGTATAGATATATAAAGAGATATTAAGATATATattagatatatagatatataatataaattatatatatatatatataaatataatatataaattatatatatatagaactaTCCTGGCACCAGTGGTGATAGTGCCATTGCAACCCGTTGCACACTTCCAGGTTTGCAATGGCTGCTCATGTCACTGCCACGCAGCTGGTCTTGCTCTGCAACAGTAGCAGTGGCAACAGGAGCGTTACAGGCACTCTCCCCACGCTTTCTCCTGCACTACCAGTCAGCCCTATCTGCTTTAATGGAGGGAGCTTTTGTGACAACTCCTGCTGCTCCTCTCATTGCTGACTTTAACTGTGGCAGAGGCAGAGGGACTGAGCAGCTTTCTGCTGCTCTGATTCTGCCTCTCGCTGGCCACAGGAGGGACccagatgattttattttttaatatctataCATAAGCCACAACAAGCAACTAAAATATACCCTTTTATTTTGTTGAAATTCCTAGAAGAGAAAAGCAATAACATTGAGTCCCTGATGATTACATCTTCACCTTTAGAAGGTTTTAGAAGGTTCAAGGTTTTCAACAAATAATCTATCATGGAGGATTTGTATTGTGGTTATTGATAGATTTTCAGGAAGTCCTCCATAACGATCTGGTGCTCATTGTGAGTTGTGGTATTTTACATCTTCACCTTGACATTCTCGCACCAGCAAGGAGAACAGACTTTCCCCAATCTTCTCATTACCGTGCACTACTGTTGggactgttgcgatcccccctgctgctgcgctacaggaggtctcttacctccctccagaggccgctctgaagcctgggcctcgcctgtgttccatccgggacttgctccagggcctgagaggcctagctgtgcctgtggcttgcttgccagcgtttggacttcctgtttggcgacgcccttctcctaggggctggcccgcagctctccacctgacttataggaccagcggtgggcggtcctggcaagctcctcccagggagttgccttctacctcctgtacttaaggactttctgttcacttgcaaagggcctccggatcgggctctacagtcgtctgtaaccctgccgatccaggtcccccggtttcgcctatgccttgatgggttcctGTCCTGTGTCCCTGCCTAGATgtatgctcctgttcctgccagccgtaaggacttcggatgtgagtatccccagcatcggagttcctgttcgcctgggtcttccccgcaccctccttctcagcgtggtccgcgaccaaccttcctgggctgtgtagggcgcgtctgggacagggtggtccgcgactcagtcccacgggtgggctgagtagggcgccctgatggacagtgcaatgtttccgtccagccttgtctacagtatctgcttcagcccttgcccggatgtcttcttgtctctgccttgacctacgtccttgtc is from Rhinatrema bivittatum chromosome 2, aRhiBiv1.1, whole genome shotgun sequence and encodes:
- the LOC115083312 gene encoding urotensin-2 receptor-like; this translates as MKMEVPSQANFSNSSAELGQESINETLVTTLLGVILTLMCLFGVAGNLYTLVITNILMKSAGSMYVYVVNLAFADLLYLSTIPFVVCTYFVHDWFFGDIGCRVLLSLDLLTMHASIFILTVMSLERYKAVSRPLKMRLSKTYRKLTSLFIWLLSLLLTLPMMVMIHLRESDQYSNKRICFPTWTPEAFKIYLTILFTTSILAPGLIIGYLYSRLAITYWASGLKFLTKERRTLKQKVFYRIFSIILAYWACFVPFWIWQLVKLYTQGSLKLTSDAQVYLNFAVTCLTYFNSCINPLLYTLLTRNYWEYLASRARGSISTVTRKGYHVSQLEQLSLRTRMLACQGGENDLERRAREYQ